In Bacteroidota bacterium, the DNA window GAGTCTATTCACCTCTACCCGTATTAAGGTAACCGGAAATAGCCTTAACATAGTTCTCAAAAGCCTCAATACCTTTCTTCGTAATTTTACAGGTAGTCAAGGGATAATTATTGCGGAACGACTTCTTCACGGAGATATATCCCCCCTCCTTCAGTTTCGAGATCTGCACACTGAGGTTGCCCCGGGTTGCCCCGCTTGATTCCAATAAATGACTAAACTCTGCCGACTCATTGCTGATCAGTACCGACATAATACTTAGTCTCAACTGGTTATGCAACAATGGATCAAGTTCCTGAAATCCCATTTATTTCCTGTATTTTAAAATATAACCAGGGATCAGATAAGCGATCACTATGGCCAGTGCCGTTAACAGCAACTGGGAGTCGCGTTCAACAAAAAACGCAGCCCCTCCAAGTATCCATCCCATCAACCCGCCAATGATTAGTGGCCGAAACCGCATGATCCCTCCCGAAACAAAGGTACACATGCTGAACAATATGACAATCAACGGGTTCATCACTTCGAAAGAAATAAATCCGTAAAAAGTCATAAACAGTAATAAAATGAGGGTAAACGTGAATGACCACCAGAGATAGATAAGCATGGAATCCAGGTAGGTCCTGACCATGGCTCTTTTACCCAACCGGATACCATAAACAATGGAAACGATCATTCCTGAAATCATGAGCACCGGCCATCCGATAAAAAAATACCTGAAACCGGTATAGTTTTGCAGGAAATAATGCAGCAAACTGGCAATTAATACCAGCCAGCCCCATAACAAATAAAAGAATCCGTTGTCGCGGATATTGTTCTTTGCATTTTCGATGGTCTCGATTATGACCTTCAGGCCGGCTTTTTCGTCAAATGTCTCATTCATGGCTCATCTTGTTTTGTTTTTTATTCATTCTTATGATTGCGTTCAAAACGAATCCGGTTCCCATTCCCAGGAACATTCCCGGGATAAAATACCCGGTCAGGTAACCAATCCCCATGCCGATGAACATTGCCCCGGCAATAAGGGTACCGCTGTTAATGTTTTCTTTCATAATAACTAATTTATAAATAACTTTGCAAATATAAATTAGTTTATTCTATAAACCTAATTTTTTACAAAATATTTTTTAATTCAGGAATAGTGATGAACTTCCCGGCTAAAGCAAACTGAAAATTTGAAGAGTAATAAAAGCTTTAAGATGATTAAGGCTCTCATCTCCATCCCGTATGATGGAAACCCTTCCATCCGGAAAGATACAAACGATAAGCTAAATCATAGCCTCATTCCTCCAGGAAGGGAAATCGTGGATTTTTCTGCGATGAAGTAGTTATTGAATGATTTATGCTTCGCGCAGAGTTTTTTCGCGCAGAGGCGCAGGGGATGAGAGTGGTGAGAATGGACAGTTTTTTTCGCGCAGAGGCGCAGAGTAAGAAAGAGAAACAAAGGGCTTTTCCCGAAATAATTCCACCTCTCTGCGGTCGCACAAATTTTCTGTTTAAACAATATAATCCTCTGCACCTCTGCGCGAAAAAAAATATTTCTGCGCGAAAAATTAAAATCAAGAATGAAATTTATCTAAAAGGAAACCCCGTAATGCACAAGTTCCTTTATCGATGAGCACTGTTACCTTGTTATCGAAAGCCTCGAAACTTTAATTCCATTTCTGACAATATATACTCCTTCAGGAAGTATGGAAATATCGATGCGGCGGTCGGCTGCCTTTTCATCAAATCGTTGAACCAGTGCAGTTTTCCCGTCTATTCCAATGATCTCCACCATTCCGCTTACCTCGCCAACAGTAATACTCTCCCTGGCCGGATTGGGATAGACCCCAAGTCTTATTTCCTCAACGTTATTGCTGAAAATACCTGCAATATTGTTCACCATATCTGTTTTTCCTGCCTGCAGTACTTCTTTCGTAACGGCATCCTGGAGAATGGCAAGTGCATACATTTGGTCCATATTCCATTCTGTATCTATTGCAATGCTTAAAGAAATAATTACCGAATCCCCATTTGCCGGCAGGTCGATCATCATACCTTCAACCGGTGTAAAAGCCTTCCTGAAAACATCGTGATGCTGGGTTTCTCCATTGGGAGCCGCAAAAGGAAGTATCTCTTCGGCATATGCTAAAAAGATTTTTGCATTTGATAAGCTATGTGCTGCTACAGCTTTTACAGTTACATCCACCCTCACACTGTCTCCTCCCAAACGGGTTTCGCTTGTGTACAGGGAGTATGGGCTGGTCTGGGATTCGTAGGGACTAAAAAGTGCAGGATCACTGAAATTGATACCGGCAGATTTGGCTTCCCCTTGTATTACCAGCCTGGGCGTTGCCCCGTAAATGCCGTAATAATTAGTTCTTCCGTCATTCTCCCCGGGATTATGCAAATGCAACCAGCAATTCTGGTAAGGTGAACCGGGATGTATGGCAAGGTGCAAAACATCCGGATTGTTATTCAGGTTTTCATATAAGCCAGGATTCTTACTGGCGCATACCCCACAACGGGTATTGGTAAAATGTTCGACAACGATTTTTTTCGGTACCTGCGAGAAAACCGATGAAACCATTACCGCAAATAAAATAGTAAGGATATTTCTATACATAGTTTTTCAGTTTTATTATTAACAGAATATTAATTTTAATGACTCTTTTGAACTCAACAAGATTAATCCTGTTTAGTTCGATAAGCATTTGTTAATTTTGTCGAAATAATCTGTGAAACCTTACAAAAACAACAAAATATTTTTACAATGAAAAAGACTTTATTTTTCGTCCTGTTGATTGGTGTCTTTTTTGCAGGATGTCAACAGCACTCGCAAACAACTCAAAAACAGGAAAAACCTGCCAAAAATATTATCCTCCTGATTGGTGACGGTATGGGTACCTCTCAGGTTTTCGCAGGGATCACAGCCAATAAGGGGAAACTAAACATTGAACGTTTTAACGATATTGGTTTTTCCAGGACTCAATCGGCAAGCGACTACATTACCGACTCAGGTGCCGGTGGTACAGCCATAGCGGTGGGGGTAAAAACATACAACGGTGCTATCGGAGTGAATACCGATACTGTCCCTGTTAAGTCTATCCTGGAATATGCTGAAGATGCCGACAAAGCCACCGGACTGGTTGCTACAAGCACCATTACCCACGCTACACCGGCTTCTTTCTCCGCACATCAAAAGAGCCGGCATATGTATGAGGAGATTGCCGGAGACATTGTAAACAACGACATAGAAGTATTCATCGGTGGCGGATTAAAGCATTTCAAGGAGAGAAAAGACAGCGTTGATCTGACCAATACCCTCCTGGAAAAAGGATATACCATGGTATACAAACAGGAACTCATACCTACCGTTACCGAAGGCAAACTGGCCGGGTTGCTTTATGAGGAAGCTCCTCCGAAGTTTTCCGAGGGCCGTGGTGATATGCTCCCTCTGTCTTCGGCTAAAGCTATTGAATTACTAAACCAGGATGCGAACGGATTCTTCCTGATGATTGAAGGTTCCCAGATCGATTGGGGCGGACATGCCAACGATGCTCAATATATTGTTGATGAGATGCTTGATTTCGACAAGGCAGTTGGTATCGCTCTTGATTTTGCCGAAAAAGACGGAAATACCCTCGTAATTGTCACTGCCGACCATGAAACCGGTGGTATGGGCCTTAACGGTGGCGACTTTACAACAGGAATGGTAGAAGGGGGATTTACCACAGATAACCACACCGGCGTTATGGTACCGGTATTTGCTTACGGTCCTCAATCAGACCTTTTCCGCGGAATCTACGAAAATACCGCCCTGTTCGACAAGATGATGCAGGCGTTTGGCTTTGAAAAGAAGTAGG includes these proteins:
- a CDS encoding transcriptional regulator; protein product: MGFQELDPLLHNQLRLSIMSVLISNESAEFSHLLESSGATRGNLSVQISKLKEGGYISVKKSFRNNYPLTTCKITKKGIEAFENYVKAISGYLNTGRGE
- a CDS encoding T9SS type A sorting domain-containing protein, yielding MYRNILTILFAVMVSSVFSQVPKKIVVEHFTNTRCGVCASKNPGLYENLNNNPDVLHLAIHPGSPYQNCWLHLHNPGENDGRTNYYGIYGATPRLVIQGEAKSAGINFSDPALFSPYESQTSPYSLYTSETRLGGDSVRVDVTVKAVAAHSLSNAKIFLAYAEEILPFAAPNGETQHHDVFRKAFTPVEGMMIDLPANGDSVIISLSIAIDTEWNMDQMYALAILQDAVTKEVLQAGKTDMVNNIAGIFSNNVEEIRLGVYPNPARESITVGEVSGMVEIIGIDGKTALVQRFDEKAADRRIDISILPEGVYIVRNGIKVSRLSITR
- a CDS encoding alkaline phosphatase, with protein sequence MKKTLFFVLLIGVFFAGCQQHSQTTQKQEKPAKNIILLIGDGMGTSQVFAGITANKGKLNIERFNDIGFSRTQSASDYITDSGAGGTAIAVGVKTYNGAIGVNTDTVPVKSILEYAEDADKATGLVATSTITHATPASFSAHQKSRHMYEEIAGDIVNNDIEVFIGGGLKHFKERKDSVDLTNTLLEKGYTMVYKQELIPTVTEGKLAGLLYEEAPPKFSEGRGDMLPLSSAKAIELLNQDANGFFLMIEGSQIDWGGHANDAQYIVDEMLDFDKAVGIALDFAEKDGNTLVIVTADHETGGMGLNGGDFTTGMVEGGFTTDNHTGVMVPVFAYGPQSDLFRGIYENTALFDKMMQAFGFEKK